The Deltaproteobacteria bacterium nucleotide sequence GTCTGCACGAACCCCAAATCGGCGTGCCGTTGGCGGGACCGGTGGCAAAGATAAGGCGGTTCTCCGGTCCCAGCGGATCCACACGGGGAGGGTTGTACCTGAGAAGAAGATGGGTGGCCAATCCCTTGCCGCCCAGAAAAGCGCGCAACACCTCGTCCGAAATCGTTTTGACTTCGAACGACCTCCGCGAAGCATCCACCTCCAATACCTTGTTATAAAAGCCGAACATGGTGGTCATCCTCCGATTCCAGGCGATAGCCAAGGCGCATCGCCCCATGGTGATTCTTTGGATACCTCGGGCAGGCAGCCCGGTAAGAACAATGTATCTGTTCAGGCGGTGCTTGGGGAACCCTTCTGAAGAATCCCGCCGCAACGGGACCGAACTACCCCCCCGGAACTCCGAGCCCCAGCTCGGCACAAGAATCCCGCCGCGGCGGGACCAAACCCCTCCCTAGACTTTTGAACAAGGGTCCTTCCGGCTTACGCCGGAAAGATCCGGGAGGGCGGATGGAGTCTCCTCGGGCGAAAAAGGCGACCTAAAGCGCCGTGTCAGAGACTTCCCCAGCGAACGTTCTATCTGAAGTGGCAGGCCATGTAGTGGCCGCCGCCTTTGTCTTCCAGGACCGGATGTTCGTGGCGGCAGACGGCTTCGGCGTAAGGGCAGCGTGTGTGAAAGCGGCATCCGGGCGGAGGGGCCAAGGGGCTCGGCACGTCTCCTTTCAAGGGCGCGCGCCGGAGGTGGCGGCGCTGCGGGTCGATTCTCGGAGCAGAAGCCAGAAGCGCTTCGGTATACGGGTGATAGGGCGCCGACAGGAACATCCGTCTTGGGGCAATATCCACGATTTCACCTAAATACATCACGCCGATGCGGTCGCTGAGATGATGAATCACGCCCAGATCGTGGGAAATCAGAATATACGTAAGATTGTATTTCTCCTGAAGCGTCTGGAGCAACTGAAGGACCTGGGCCTGGACGGAAACGTCGAGAGAGGAAACCGGTTCGTCCGCCACAATGAGATCCGGATTCAAGGCCAGGGCGCGGGCGATGCCGATGCGTTGCCGCTGTCCGCCGCTGAACTGGTGCGGGTAACGATTCATGTCATCCGGTTTCAACCCCACCTCCCGCATCAGTTGGGCCACCCTTTCGGCAATTTCGGACCGGGCGCCCACGTTGTGAATGACCAGCGGCTCGCCGATCAGCCAACCCGCGCGTTTTCTGGGGTTCAGGGACGAATAGGGGTCCTGGAAGATGATCTGCATGTGCCTGCGCAGATTTCTGAGCTCCGAGGAAGAAAGGTGGGC carries:
- a CDS encoding ATP-binding cassette domain-containing protein, producing MIPNGARILSEAESRLDAPASPLVETVDLRKTYWVRTGYFSKRRKALNAVDGVSLSILPGETFGLVGESGCGKSTFGRLILYLERPTSGMVRFKSQDLAHLSSSELRNLRRHMQIIFQDPYSSLNPRKRAGWLIGEPLVIHNVGARSEIAERVAQLMREVGLKPDDMNRYPHQFSGGQRQRIGIARALALNPDLIVADEPVSSLDVSVQAQVLQLLQTLQEKYNLTYILISHDLGVIHHLSDRIGVMYLGEIVDIAPRRMFLSAPYHPYTEALLASAPRIDPQRRHLRRAPLKGDVPSPLAPPPGCRFHTRCPYAEAVCRHEHPVLEDKGGGHYMACHFR